The DNA segment gtgtgtgtgttttcacgcTCAGCTACTGCCGTAACTGGCTCTGGATTCCTAACAGATGGGATAGTCTCCTTGCAGAGACAGCCATCACATCAGCTTACAGAAAATGTGATGGCTTTGTGCAGTCAGGCTTTTGATCCTGTCAGTAACAAGTTTGTCCTCACCTGGAAAATTTGATGTGTGCTCAAGCCTGGCAGGAGTAGAGACGCTTCATGAATCTAATATGCCatttctcccacacacacaccttttattTACAGGGGGACTTCAGACCTTGATATCCTATCCACCCTATCTtgtagcctaccactgttttcctTTTCATTGGGTAATTGTACATTTTTAGTCTCTTGGGTTTTACAATATTCAGTGCATTTGCATATACCTCCCGTTTTAGGGTAATCCAGTATAACTGAGCTGTTTTTCAGGTAGGCCATGCTCATAACATGCCTACTGTATCCTAAGTGGTAGTGAGTGAGCCAGCTAGGGGTTAACTGTGTCAGACCAGCCCAGACTAGCTGAGGCTGCGTTCCAGTACTCTGTCACCCCTGCTTTCCACTGGATGGATGGGCTCTGCGGCGGGCCCTGGCAACAGGCCCCAGACCTGGGAGCCTGTGAGAACCTTCAATGGTCACAAACTGGCaggaagagaggcagagggagagagcgatgAAGGAGCAATATTAGATTGCTGTATTGAGTAATGAAGATAGAAAGGAATTGAATATAGCAAAGGGACAGAATGTGACACAGTGAAATGATTGAGAAATGTGATATGGAGTGAGGATCGACAATGAGGAGGTTAAAGGGGCCACtcggttgagagagagagaaagagagagttaggaGGGACGAtgtgggaggaggaacaggacagCAAGGGAGGGAGGGGTACTTGACCTTTAAGAGCCCTCTGTGTGAAACCTCAATTCATTCTCTATTCAGCTGTGCTTTATTGCCACGCATTTGTTTCTGCAATTTTGTCAAGGACAGCTCAAAATAACACAACCCTAATTCAACAACAATGAAATGCCAATGATCCTTAACAATGGAACGTCTGCCTTGAATTATTGCTCATTGAGCACCCGCAGTCACCATTGGTTGAATTTGATAAAATTATGATAATATGTGGAGACTGGAAATTAAGTAGGTCATTTTACATTGTTGGTATTTAATAAAGTGAGTCAGTACACTCTGGCTATCTGGGGGTATCCATTGTCGTGCTAAGTGGCCTCTCCTCTGACAGTAGCCAGGCTGCATTACAGTGTTATGGCCTTGAACAGAGCAGGGAGCTGAGCTGACTCACACACTCAGCAGTAGCTGGTCAGTCCTCAGAGAACAGACCTCCAAGCTAGGACTTATTGAACAGTAAGCACtgtggagggaagaggagagggcatCAGGGCTACAGAGAACAGACCTCCAAGCTGGGACTTATTGAACAGTAATTACtgtggagggaagaggagagggcatCAGGGCTACAGAGAACAGACCTCCAAGCTGGGACTTATTGAACAGTAATTACtgtggagggaagaggagagaacatcAGGGCTACAGAGAACATTTATGGAGTTTAAAAAATCTTAAGTCTAAAGTCAGTTTTAAGTAGTATGAAATATAGCATATCCATGATAAAACAGCTAATTATGAAATATGCCTACTGTGCCATATTCCACAAATAAGAACTCATGTATACACAGACAAATTATATTACTTCTCACTAACTCACATACTGTCTCATCTACTTTGTATTATCTGAGCACTGTTACTGCTTCGTACAGTTGAGCTGGTGGTTTGTGGTAGAGGACAGCAGTATTCTGACAGCAGAGGGTCTCTGAATTAGCACTGAGGCTCCGTAACAATGCCATAGCGAGGGTCATACAAAGACCTAAGAGACAGCACAATACTCCTCTGGAGCTCTCACTGTGACTATGTCTGTCACTGTGACTAGGTCTGTCACTGTgactatgtctgtctctgtgactAGGTCTGTCACTGTgactatgtctgtctctgtgactatgtctgtctctgtgactatgtctgtctctgtgactATGTCTGTCACTGTGACTAGGTCTGTCACTGTGACTATGTCTGTCACTGTGACTATGTCTGTCACTGTGACTATGTCTGTCACTGTGACTAGGTCTGTCACTGTgactatgtctgtctctgtgactAGGTCTGTCACTGTGACTATGTCTGTCACTGTGACTATGTATGTCACTGTgactatgtctgtctctgtgactATGTCTGTCACTGTGACTATGTATGTCACTGTgactatgtctgtctctgtgactatgtctgtctctgtgactATGTCTGTCACTGTGACTATATCTATTTCTGTGACTATGTCTGTCACTGTgactatgtctgtctctgtgactatgtctgtctctgtgactATGTCTGTCACTGTGACTATGCATGTCACTGTgactatgtctgtctctgtgactATGTCTGTCACTGTGACTATGTATGTCACTGTgactatgtctgtctctgtgactATGTCTGTCACTGTGACTATGTCTGTCACTGTGACTATGTCTGTCACTGTGACTATGTCTGTCACTGTGACTGCACTGTGACTGCACTGTAAACTCTCATTCCACAGAATAAGGCATCATAAAGCTCTGTCTCCAGAAGTTCTGCCTGCATTTTCTTAAGGCTGCTACACAACgagtcacgccctgatctgtttcacctgtccttgtgattgtctccaccccctccaggtgtcgctgattttccccagtgtatttatccctgtgtttcctgtctctctgtgccagttggTCTTGTATGTTTTTCTAAGTCAACCAGTGGTTTTCcccattctcctgctttttgATTTTCTCCTATTTCTAgttctcccggttttgacccttgtctgtttctggactctgtatcCGCCTCCCTGACCATTCTGcatgccttgaccacgagcctgtctgccactctgaacctcctggactctgatctggtatTGACCTTTTGcgtgtccacgaccattctcttgcctataataaacattgtaagactccaaccatttACCTCctttgtctgcatctgggtctcgccttgtgtcatgatacgTCTACTGTTTAAGTATTTTTTTCATCACTTCTTTTTGCTACAATGCCATGGCAGCCAGCTGTGAGGCAATGTTTCCAGGGAAACAGAGGCACCTCACGCCTCCAGACCCCCACAACCCCATGTACAAAATCAGGACAGAGATGGAACAAAGAGtcctactttgtgtgtgtgtgcgcatgcactTTCTAGAAGTGTGTGGGTTAACGGAAGAgacgtgtcacgccctgaccttagttatctatgttttctttattattttgtttaggtcagggtgtgacgagggtggatatgcttgttttgtattgtctagggtttttgtatgtctaggggtgtttgtaagtctaggcatatgtaggtttatggtgacctgaattggttcccaatcagaggcagctgtttatcgttgtctctgattggggatcatatttaggttgccatttacCTTTTGGTTTcatgggttcttgtctatgtgtagttgcctgttagcactctttgtatagcttcacggttcgtttttgttcgttttgttcagtgttcattcttataataaagagaatgtacgcataccacgctgcgccttggtctcctccctacgacggccgtgacaatacGGCTGAGGGTGAGGTCACTCGCGGACATGACATGCACCATGACCGCTGCATCATACAGGAGCAGTGAGTGAGACCAGAGCCAAGCCTGTGGTTGTTGCTTGTGCTGTATGTTCCTGTCACAGGAAGATAGATATAGCGTATCTCTCTACAGGTAGCAATCACTCAAGTCTAAATCCTCTCTCCTGAATCTCCCTCCAACTTCCACGCTCctttcaatctctctccctctccttctctctttcttgctcttttTTGATGTCCCTGTTCTCAAGGATCCTTAAGTAGGCTCCACAGCTTTAAGGAACAAATGCAATGCTTGCTGATGAATATGtcatctaaaatatatattttttctaattGGGAACAATGCAAGGCATTATTGGAGCTTTAGCACTACGCCCACACATGGAATCACAGTGCCTATAATTGAATCTGAAGCTGAGGCAGCAGTacccagcagcagcagcctgCCATAGCCACCTGTTTAGTTCAGTGGAGCTAGGCTGTTCCACTGCCAGTGTGTACTTTACTGATCTCTTCTTCCTGAGTATTAGTGTGTGCTGTATGCTATTGTTTTTGGAAGCATTTTGGTAAGCCCAGGCTGGCCCACTTGTAAACATTGAAATGTTTGTGGCTCAACAGTCTTTTCTGTATGTTAGTCTTTCCTTGTCTTTCTGTAAATTTGATTCAGTGAGCGTTACACACATCTCTGCTGACCGCACAAAGAAGCAGTCCAGTCTATTATTTTGGTAGTCATGGAAACCTGAAGTCTCCTCTTTGGTGAAAGCCATAGTGCCATGTTAACAGAGTACAGACACTGATACACCCTTTACCAATAGCTCAAACATTGTAATTACAACAGGTGTTACTGCACAACCATATGTCTATGTAAgggggtaaatccatttgaaatcAATCACtatttgacagcatccctttttgatttaaacaaaacctgccatacatgtttgcccatggaagaagtAGTCAGAAAGTTGACCCATTTgtcataccccaccataccatgagacatgcatctcttcatcactggaaaagataaaaggttgagtttgatatcatttaaacgcttacaaacagggttgtcaagcTATTGtatcattatttattttaacctTAAACGTCAATTATCTAAAAACGCGTAGACTCTACTTTACTGAGGTTTTGTGTTGTGCCGCCATCAGTTCAGACACAACGTACTCTGGAGTACAGGGTGGGTGTCAAttcaatcatagaaatagaatggacccttcagaccactgcaatttagtTGGTACACCATTAAAATTAAATTGACATTTTACTTATAATTACTACCAAAAAGATGGCTGCCGGTCCACCCACCTTTGAATGTCAACTTAAATGGTCATGtctattctattatctatatttctatgatttcagTAGGTCTCCTATggtcctgtgtagctcagttggtagagcatggtgcttgtaactCCAGGGTTGaggggtttgattcccacggggaccagtatgaaaatgtatacagtcactctggataagagtgtctgctaaatgactaaaatgtaaggaTGTTGGGGGGGGGaagattttcaccaagtcaaattaatttattgtgctagaggtttcatgatgcttgtatctaaatcAAAGGAGATCATTTTAAGATTCTATCcttcagttggggtctctataagcttgaatATGAGgttctaaacctagcatgaaagtgcatccttgtagctgtgtgggctaatatagtcaaaatgtttgccttggggtaagttgagccaatggcaagttgagcaaataGACGTGTTTTTCTCCCAGACGTAATGCATGGCATTAtcactgggatatgaggtaacaacaagGCCTGGCCTAGGTCAAcaataaattataataataataaagtacTAAGTGTTTGTTTGGTGTTAAGCTTGTGTTAAAGGGTGCTTCAATTATTCAAAGACAAAAAcgtgattgtgattgtgttgaattgtgtttgggaaataaagatacaCATGtaaaaactgtaatgtttacatgaattctgattatttccaagGACAAAATcttgaaatatatgtagatatctttgatAGAAATAATACTACATTTCCGTtgacggagtgatgctgaatgtaaacaATGTCTCAATTGACCCACTATGGAACATTTCGTTCAAATCAAAAAGGGtactgtcaaaaagtgattgaattcaaatggttTTGCACAAGAGCTTACCTACACTGTTGCTCTCTGTGAgcgctgtattgtattgtagttgCATAATTGCCAGCATATTATGGTCGAGTCACTGTGGAACATTATTTGGTGATTCTCTTTCTTTCCACATGTCATCTCTGGTCTTTGACAGCAGAGTGCCTCAGCCATACTGTAGAGACTGTCTCTTTTCATCTATAAGCTCCGGTCCCCGGAGAGGCCCAAAGATAGAAGCACATCCTCTGTTCTGTCCTCAGAGACAGGCCTGAGAATGAGAGGGAAATGAGGTGTTTGGGAGGGAAGAGGAAGTCAAAGAGCATAAGCAGTAGAGATGGAAAGCGGTTTTAGGCTGAAGCAGGGGAATATGGGAGATGGAAAATCTGCTATACTGTGACGACAAATTCtaattgtgttttgtgtgtttgtgtataaagACCAAGGGAAAGAGTAAAGGCTGAGAGGGGCTCAGACGTGGCTTTCTTCACAGCAGACACAATACCTTGAACGACACAAAAGCTTTCAAATCAAATACTGTCATAAAGTCAAATACCAAGGTAAATGTCAGTATCTATATTCCTGGGAATCACCACAATGCCTGTGTGTTATAAATGCACTATTGATTCACGCCCTCACTTCTTTTATCTCCTCTCTCCAGGGGTCTACTCCTTCCTGAACAACAGTGTGTTGGTGTCTCAGGGGGACAGAGATCAGGAAACAAGTAGATAGGGAGCACGAGATATAGGAGCTACAGGGGCCACGGTGTCTATCTGCTCCTCTGTTCCCCTGTGAGGCTGTCTTTGTGTCAGGGATCGAGaggtggacacacacatacagccaaGGACTGGCTAACAGCAGGACTAAACCACTCTGAAGGGCCACTGGGCAGAAGGTTGGCATCTGGCTGGCAGAGAGCAGGCACTGTGGTGGGCAGGCGACCGCAGCATCGAGATTACAGATTAGGCAGAACAGCAGGTCAGGGCACATTATCCTGACACAATCTGTACTTCCACCAACACCACACCGCAGAATTCAATTAAACCCTACTGCTCCTGCTACTGGCAGGCAGTGGCCCagcctcacacacatacacatatacacaaatAATCTCCACTGCTTTACAGCTACTGAGCCCCTCCTCCCTTCCCTGCTGTTTGACGATCAGCGCCAGATGGAGTGATGGGATTTTTTGATTTTGATTGgtttatctttttttttaaatccaatcACTCATTGCCTCACGGTTCCTTGGAGATCATTCATTGGTAAGCTGTTTTAAGGTCATCATATCTACTTTTCTTAAGATTCTGGGTCAAtcccctttgtcattatggtcaGAATGCTTTGATTACTTTGGGGGTTTTACTGTATTCTGTTTTTACTCTGGCTGAAAACCACTGGAATTTAGACAGAGAACCTGGACCCAGGGCATTAGAAGGGCTGGAAGATGCTCAGTCTGCcaacacagggacacacaccACTCACAGCCTCAATGAGAACTAGACTACAGAGCACCAGACCCTGTGTTTCAGAGGAGAACACAAGGTCCTGAGTATCTCTGCTAGTCTCAGAATCTCTGAAGTGGTTCTACTGACAGAAAAAAAGCTTGAGCGAGACAGGGGCAAAGAGGTGAaaaggaaggagaagagagagcaagacaaagggaggcagggagacgtGTTATTTGTTCAGGATGACGAGAGACTCGATGGAGCTTCTTTCACATCAGTCTCCCAGCAGTCTCTACCCTCTTTCTCCCATCTAGCTTGCTAGAGCATATCACTCAGAAGACTGCTTCAGCATTTCACAGAGGACTCCAAACGCAAGGAGCGAACTAACCACTTGGACGACTGAGATGACACTAATGACTCAGTACCTGACTTTTACCATGGATATCACTGTAGGTGGATACGACTGCTAACCAAGGTTAACACAGCGTGATAGGCTCTGACAGGTTCTCAGACTAACAGTGTACAATTTGTGTTGAGTTCGTCAGTTTTTTTTATGTGCAGACACTCTGCTGGAGCTCCCATCCAGGACTTGAGCAGTGCTGTGTGTGGAAAGTCGGGGCTGGGTGGAAGGTGTGAAGAGCGGCAGCCACGTGTGGAGAGACAGAAAGTGAAGGGAGCAACACACAACTCTGGGAGAAACTGTTTAGTGTGAGACACTGAGAGACACACTGTGGTGCGGcggttctccctctctctgtttgacGGACTGGAAGAGTGTTCTCTCTGAGCCAGCGTGAGCCAGCCTGCACGCTGAGTGGAGCTGAGGCCAGTAGGGTGGGGACAGTGGCAGGGAGCGGTGCATGGCAGTGGGGGGGCCGGGTGCCGTCCGTCACCCAGCACCGGGAGGGGcgctggggttggggctgggtGTGGGGCGGCCCTGGGGGGGCGAGGGGCCAGAGGTCAGGGAAGCTGAGGCCCTGGTTGACAGGCGGGGCCAGCGTGGAGCGGGGGGGTCGGCCGGGGTCTAGCGGCGGTGGAGGAGGGGGCATGCGGTGCTCACTGAGGGTGTGGGTGCTGCTGGGCTCCCTGGGCCTGGTCTTTCTCacctccctcttcttctccatCTCCCTGAGGGGGGGCGTCGGCCTGCCCTACCTGGACCCACCCGGATGGGAGGAGTCTCGCCGAGTTAAACTAGTGCCCAACTACGCTGGCGCCCACCAGCTAAGCCCTCTAGAGGGCACCCAGCAGGAGAAGACATGTGCCTGCCCCCGCTGTGTGGGAGACCCTGGGGTGTCGGACTGGTTCGATGAGAACTACGACCCGGACATTTCCCCCGTGTGGACACGGGACAACATCCAGCTGCCTTCAGATGTCTACTATTGGTGGGTGGTAAGTGATCCAGTTGAACACCACCTATTTTTACTCCATTTTACCCATTCTCTTTCGTTCTCCTGGTCTCCATGGAAAGAATGAGAGCAGCTCTGCCAATCATATTAAAAGAAGACAGAGCTGTAAATGTCCCTGGAGTTCTGTTTGAATTACTGTCAGGAAATCAAGCCTATGTGATTACTTGGCTAAAAGAGGTTGTTATTTCTAACATTAACGTAGAGGAGGTGGGAGTTCAGAGGTTTAGCCTATTTAGTGTCACGTCCTTGAGTTGCTGGCTTTATATATATCTCACTAGATAATTAGGTGAGATTGTAAACAGAAGTAGACCGGCCAGTGCCGAAACAGTGTAAAGTAAACaagaatagagagaggaggaactAATGAGGTAGGGAAAGGTGAAGGAGTGCATAGATTAGGATTAATGTATCTCCTGTAAAGTCAAAAGTCTGCAACTTTGAGTTGGTTAGAAGATATTGTTTTTGGAACATATCTCTTATGGAATTGGCTAGTCTTTGAGCAGAGTGCTGGCCCCTTACACTCTCAAAAAAAGGGTACAGTTAGAGTACAGTATTGTTCTCGGGGGtacaaaaatatcaaaatacACATAATGTACCTTCAGACATACACATATAATCTCTGTTTGGTGCCTTTTAGGGTACATGTGTTGATAATCTAGTATAATGGTCCACTTTTCTACCCAATATTTTGGATATAAAGGTACAGTACAATCATCACAAACTCGCAAAAACCTTGACCCTCTGTCATATTTCCCAACATGCTCTATTGTGTGTACATTTtttgaattgtttgtttcaatgtgttctttgcatgcacattgattgattgatcttatgctacacaaaggtAAATAACATACACTACAGTtcgaaagtttggggtcacttagaaatgtccttgtttttgaaagaaaagcaaattttttgtccattaaaataacatcaaattgatcagaaatacagtgtagacattgttaatgttgtaaatgactattgtagctggaaacggcagattttcttATGGAATAtgtacataggtgtacagaggcccattatcagcaaccatcactcctgtgttccaatggcacgttgtgttagctaatccaagtttatcattagaaaacccttttgcaattatgttagcacagctgaaaactcttgtcctgattaaagaagcaataaaactggccttctttagactagtatagtatctggagcatcagcatttgtgggttcgattacaggctcaaaatggccagaaacaaataactttcttctgaaactcgtcagtctattcttgatctgagaaatgaaggctattccgtgCGAGAAATTggtaagaaactgaagatctcgtacaacgctgtgtactactcccttcacagaacagtgcaaactggccctaaccagaatagaaagaggagtgggaggccccggtggacaactgagcaagaggacaagtacattagagtgtctagtttgagaaacagtgaacactgagatgcagtgccttagaccgctgcgccactcagtgtatatacctGGTATAAGGGAGAGGGGGTAGTGAAGAGTATAGTCATAGTTTCTCTACAATGAAGCCTGAGAGGAGCAGAGCAGGAGCAGAGCAGGGGCAGAGCAGGGGCAGAGCAGGAGCAGAGCAGGAGCAAAGCAGGAGCAGAGCAGGAGCAGAGCAGTAAAGACACTATCTGGCAGCAGCAGTGCCCACTAAACATCTGCCAAGAATTAGTGACCCTGCAGAAATCCGCTGTGCAGTGGCAGGCGTTGGCAtcgaggagagggagagagatgagagagggagcaagagagatagAGGAAAGGATAGAGGGGGAGCAATGGGGAGAGAGCAAaatagagagacagtgagaagGTCATGCAGGGGAAACTGAGAATTGGGGAGGAGGTGGCAGGGGGGAGCAGCTGTGCGaggagagagatggcgagagagagaaagagggttgcttgtgggagagggagaggtattTGAAAGGGGTGCCAATAGTCTGATGGAACTATTTTGTTTCTTTGTTGGGAGGTGCTCAGATAGCCAAGTGTTGAAAAACATCCTTTCATTTTCACCTTCAATGTTTATACATAGAtgtcctctctccatccatttccCCCCAAAACATCTCACCTCTTTTCACGTTCATTTAAATATTCAGTTTCCTTTTCTTTTTTTCATGAATCACTACTACACCCTCCCCCTCTGCCCTATTTCGACATCCTggtggaggaaagagaggagagtgtCCTTTTCTGCCCTCAGAACCACCTCTTCttctcccatcccatccccctctcctcagcCAGTCTCAGTGGCCTGTCCTCCCATATGAGTCTATGTTACTGCCCCTGCCTGCTCTCCTGACTGTGCTGCCTCTCTGTCGCCCCCTGCATGTAGATGCTGCAGCCTCAGTTCAAGCCCCACACTATCCAGCAGGTGCTGCTGCGGCTGTTCCAGGTGATCCCAGGCCGCTCCCCTTACGGCTCTTGGGACCCCGCCCGCTGCCTGCGCTGTGCAGTGGTGGGGAACTCAGGCAACCTCCGTGGGGCCGGGTATGGGCCCACCATAGACGGCCACAACTACATCATGAGgtgaggaagggaaggagagggggtgggagagaaagaggatgCTTGTTTTCTAAATCTGTTTATTAGCTGTTAAGTTGTATTATACAGTGTATTATACAGTGTATAATAGTGCGATTGTAAGCTTTCGTATCTCTGCAGGACATTGTGTACCCTTATGGTCGGTGGGTGGGGAGGGGGCGTAGGGTGTACTCAACAATTGGTTCTTCTGATGTCTTGAATCTGATTATGTTTGATGAAATCTTCCCTCCACATTGGCTGGATAATTGGTCATGTGACCAGCAGCTCTCCCTAGGCTGCGGCTTTGTGTCTTAAGAAGATAAAGGCAGCAAAACATATAGATTATAACAGTAATGCACTAAATCCTACTGAGCTaatccctctccctgtctgtctgcaaatacacagacagacacatacatagCATATACTCACACAAACATTACACATGCACAGCCATGCATACAGTCCACTatacaattacacacacacataacgcatacacaatccatggACAGGGATGAAGACAATCAGTGACAATATCTAAACATGGGAGTGGGTTTGCatatgagagaggggggagagagagtgtttttAATGACAGTAGAATGTGTGGGTGGATAAATAACAGTAATGAAACTCAGCACAGCATCCAGGGATCAGCAGCCATTTGCTGCCTTGTGAAGCCTGCCTGCGTGGGCCCAACCAGCTACTACTCTGTCTttatggtgtctgtctgtctgtcgttcttCCCTAAAGTCTGGATATCCCTCT comes from the Salvelinus namaycush isolate Seneca chromosome 21, SaNama_1.0, whole genome shotgun sequence genome and includes:
- the st3gal2 gene encoding CMP-N-acetylneuraminate-beta-galactosamide-alpha-2,3-sialyltransferase 2 — protein: MRCSLRVWVLLGSLGLVFLTSLFFSISLRGGVGLPYLDPPGWEESRRVKLVPNYAGAHQLSPLEGTQQEKTCACPRCVGDPGVSDWFDENYDPDISPVWTRDNIQLPSDVYYWWVMLQPQFKPHTIQQVLLRLFQVIPGRSPYGSWDPARCLRCAVVGNSGNLRGAGYGPTIDGHNYIMRINLAPTVGYEEDAGSHTTHHFMYPESAKNLAANVSFVLVPFKTLDLLWITSALSTGQIRFTYAPVKQFLRVDKDKVQIFNPAFFKYIHDRWTRHHGRYPSTGMLVLFFALHVCDEVNVFGFGADSRGNWHHYWEQNRYSGEFRKTGVHDADYEAQIIDSLAKAGKITVFPGK